The genome window CAGGATGTTGTTCTTGCGTCCTTCCAGCGCCAGCGTTCGGGTCAGGCCGTACAGGCCGAGCTTGGCCATGCCGTAGTTGGACTGGCCGAAGTTACCGTAGATGCCCGAGGTGGACGCGGTGAAGATCACCCGGCCATACCCTTGCTCGCGCAGATGGGGCCAGGCGGCGCGGGTGACTTTGTAGGCGCCTTCGACATGCACCCGGTAAACCAGGTCCCAGTCACTGTCGTCCATTTTGTGGAAGGTCTTGTCGCGCAGGATCCCGGCGTTGTTGACCACCACATCGATACGGCCGAAGGCGTCGAGGGCGTTCTGCACGATCTTGTCACCGTCGGTGACAGAGTCGTGGTTGGCCTCGGCAATACCCCCGGCTTCACGAATCTCGGCCACCACCCGGTCGGCGGCGGACGCATTGGCGCCTTCACCTTGCGTGGAACCGCCGAGATCGTTGACCAGAACCTTGGCGCCATGCCTGGCGAACAGCAGCGCATGGGCCCGGCCCAATCCGCCACCGGCACCGGTGACGATCACGACCTTATCCTGGAACTGCACTGATTCACTCATACCGAACTCCAATGGCGACAATGGGAATGGGTCGAGTGTCAGGCACGGGGGCCGTGGTCACAATAACCACGACTGAGCCTGAATGGTGCTCGATAAGGCAGAGGGATGATCACCCACAGTCCTGTAGGAGCGAGCTTGCTCGCGAAAAACCCGAGAACGCCGCGCTGAATCAGGCTTACCGCGTCATCGTCGACGACCTTCGCGAGCAAGCTCGCTCCTACAGGGGAAGGTGGGGCATTCAGGAATAGGCCATTCGAGGCGTCGACAGCCCGATCCGCTGACGAAACGCCAGGTAATGCTTGAGCACCTGTACCGGCGCCTCGATCTGCGGGTAATGGCCGATATTGGCCAATAGCACCGTGTCGGCGTGAGGCACCAGTTCGTGATAACGCGCCACCATGTGAGCACCGGAAATCGGGTCGATCTCGCCGTCGATCACCCGCAGCGGCACATCAGTGTGTTGCATCGCCGCCACCCAACGCTCACGCAGACGTCGACGCTGGGGGATGTAGGCGATGAGTTTGTGCAGGATGCGCGTGCCGTCGTTG of Pseudomonas azotoformans contains these proteins:
- a CDS encoding SDR family oxidoreductase — translated: MSESVQFQDKVVIVTGAGGGLGRAHALLFARHGAKVLVNDLGGSTQGEGANASAADRVVAEIREAGGIAEANHDSVTDGDKIVQNALDAFGRIDVVVNNAGILRDKTFHKMDDSDWDLVYRVHVEGAYKVTRAAWPHLREQGYGRVIFTASTSGIYGNFGQSNYGMAKLGLYGLTRTLALEGRKNNILVNAIAPTGGTRMTEGLIPPQVFERLKPELVSPLVVYLGSEACQETSGLFEVGGGWIGKTRWERSLGVGFDPEAGFSPEDVAAHWQQICDFEGAAHPKDNIEALKEMMANLQKYSL